The following DNA comes from Nocardioides panzhihuensis.
GAACCGGTCGAGACACTTGACCTCAAGTTCACTTTAGCTTCCAGACTGGGCGCATGACTCCCAGACCCCGCACGGCTCCGAGCCCGACAACGATCGTGCTCACCGTCATCGCCGGCACGGTGATGATCCCGATCGACATCACGATCGTCGCGGTCGCGATCGCCCGTCTCTCCCAGGAGACGGGCGCTTCGCTGCCGGTGATCCAATGGGTGGCCACCGGCTACACGCTCGCGCTGGCGACGGTCATCCCGGCCGCGGCCTGGGCGATCAGCCGGTTCGGCGCCCGCCGGGTGTTCTTGACCGCGATCGTCGTCTTCACGATCGGCTCCGGCCTCGTCGCGACGTCCTGGAACGTGGAGTCGCTGATCGCGTTCCGGGTCCTGCAGGGGCTCGGCGGCGGCTTCGTGATGCCGGCGGCGATGACCCTGACGCTACGCTCGGCGCCCCCGGCGGAGCGGGGTCGGCTGATGGCCCTGATGGGCCTGCCGGTGCTGATCGGCCCGGTCTTCGGGCCGGTGCTGGGCGGCTGGCTGCTCGACACGATGTCGTGGCGCTGGATGTTCCTCATCAACCTGCCGCTCGGGCTGCTCGGCATCATCCTCGGGCTGCGCAACCTCCCGCGCCTGGACAGCGGACCGAGCGCCCGCCTGGACGTGCGCGGCCTGCTCCTGCTTCCTCCCGCGATGGCGCTCCTCGTGCTGGGCACCTCGTTCGCCGAAGGGACGCTTCTCTCCGCAGAGGTGCTGGTCCCGATCGGAGCCGGGATCATCCTCGTGGCGCTCTTCGTCCGGCACGCCCTCCGCACCACCGCACCGCTCCTGGACATCAGACTCCTCAAGCGTCGCCTGACCGGCGGCAGCGCCGTGCTGCTGTTCTGCTTCGCCGGTGGCTACTTCGGCTCGATGATCCTGGTGCCGCTCTACTGGCAGGTCGTCCGAGGCGAGTCCGCCACCACCGCCGGTCTGCTGATGGCTCCCGCCGGCATCGCGGCCGGGATCATGATCCAGGTCGCCGGCCGTCTCATCGACCGCTTCCCGCCGCTGCCGGTGATCGGCTCGGGCATCGTGGTCTCCACCCTCGGCTTCGCGGCCCTGGCGCTCCAGCTGAGCGCGGATGCGCCCATGCTGGCACTCGCCACGACCCACGCCATCGCGACCGCGGGCGCCGGGTTCGTGATGCTGCCGACCATGACCATCGCCACCCGCTACCTCGAGGACAGTGCCATCCCCGCCGGCTCGACGATGATCAACGTGTTGAACCAGGTCGCCACCGCACTGTGCACAGCCGGCGTCTCGGTGCTCCTGGCAGCCGCGCTCTCCGCGCGCCTGCCCGGACTGGGCAGCGACGGCATCGGTGCGCTCAGCTCCGTGTCGCCTGGCGAGCTCGAGGCCGTCGCGCCGCTGGCCGCCGAGGCCCTGCAGGTCGCGTTCTGGCTCCCGGTCACGATGATGGCGGTCTCGGCCGTGATCGCGTTCGTCGTCTTCCGTCGTTCGCCGTCCGCCGGCTCCATGCCTGTCGACAGCCGTCAGCCCGTGGCTGCGGCGGTCGCCGATTAGTAGCGGTTGCCCGGATACGGCTGGCCGAAGTCCGGGCGACCTGGCCGACGCTGGACGGGACGACCCTGAAGGGGACGGCCGGGGTTGGGCCTGCGGGGGTCGGGTCTGCCGGGGACGGGGCGGGCGGCGGGATAGGCCTGGCCTCGTTGGGCCGGGCCGCCGGGGTAGGGCCCGGCCCGCCGGACAGGTCGGGCGGGGAGGGCATCCTGCTCGCGCCGGCGCCGGCGTCGGCGCCGAGCCAGGAACAGGGCCGCGAGCAGCCCCAGCCCGGAGAGCGCGAGCACTCCGACGGCCATCTCGACATAGCCGATCCCGAACAGCCCGCTCGCGGCCGGCGCCGGGCCCTTCGAGACGTCGGTGAACGTCACCGGGCCCGCCGTCTCGGAGTCGCCGTACGCCAGGGCGTCGGCCGACTCGGACGGCGACGCCGAAGGCGACCCGGAGGGCGACGCCGATGACGACTGCGACGCGGAGGCGGAGGCGGAAGCAGAGGGCGTACGCGACGGAGCCGGCGCCGCGGTCGCCGACCGCTCGGTCCGCGGGGTCTGACGAGGAGTAGGTGACTTGGTCGGCGCCTTGGTCGATGCCGGCGCCCGCGGGGAGGGCTTGGGCTGCGCGGTCGGCCGCACGCCCGGTGGGTACTTGGCGAAGACCTGCACGCCCCAACTGGTGCCGTCGACCACGACGAAGGCGATCCCGATGTGGGTGTAGTCGCCCAGGATGTTGGCCCGGTGCCCATCGGAGCTCATCCAGCCCCGGTGCATCGCGGCACCGGTCCGGTAGCCCTGGGCGACGTTCTCCCCGACCCCCTGCCACCCTTCCGGCACCTGCTCGGCGAGATCAGGATTGTGCGAGAGCGAACCGTCGGCGGCGATCTTGCGAGCCCACTTCCTCGCCAGCGCGTCGAGGGCGGAGTCGCGCGCGAGCGGTTCTCGACCGGCGTCGGCACGCGCGGCGTTCGCCAGCCGCTTGATCGTGCCGCCCTCCCCCGCGGACGCCGGGCCAGCGCTGAGCAGCAGCGCAGCTGTCGCGAGCAGCAGGGCGAGGACACAGGACACGAGGCGATGCATGTGGGGGAACATCCCCGCCAGGGTATCGACCTTTACTCGGGCCCGCTGCGCGCGATGTGGGCCTTCTCGATCAGGCCAGCGCGTCCCGCAGGGTCGAGCGCCAGACGCCGGTGAGCTCCTCGAGCGGGATCTCGACGGTGCCGCCGTCGTAGGAGATCGAGTACGCCGCACCGCCCGTCACACCGAGCTGCGTCGCAGCGACCCCGTGGCGCTCGGCCAGCGAGGTCAGCCGCTCGACGTCGGCGGTCTTCACGGTGACGACCGCGCGGGCCACCGACTCCGAGAAGAGCGCGACGAACGGGTCGCCGGCGAGCGTGACCGAGACACCGATCCCCGAGGACATCGCCGGCTCGGCGAGCGCCTGCATCAGGCCACCGTCGGAGAGGTCGTGGGCGGAGGTGACGAACCTCGCCTCCAGCAGCAGCTCGGCGAGTGCCTTCTCGGCAGCCAGGTTCACCTTGGGCGGCAGGCCACCGAGGTGGCGGTGCACGACGTGGGCCCACTCCGAGCCGGAGAGCTCCTCGTGGGTCTCACCGAGCAGGACGACGACCTCGTCGGCGGCCTGGAAGTCCGAAGGCGTACGCGTGGTGACGTCCTCGATCACACCGAGCGTCGCGACCACCGGCGTGGGGTGGATCGCGGTCTCGCCGGTCTGGTTGTAGAGGGAGACGTTGCCGCCGGTGACCGGGATGCCGAGCTCGAGGCAGGCGTCCTTCAGGCCGCGGGTCGCCTCGGCGAACTGCCACATCACGTCGGGATCCTCCGGGGACCCGAAGTTGAGGCAGTCGGAGATGGCCAGCGGCTTGGCGCCGACGGAGGCCACGTTGCGGTAGGACTCGGACAGCGCCAGCTGGGCGCCGGCGTACGGGTCCAGCTTGGCGAAGCGCCCGTTGGCGTCGGTCGCCAGCGCGACACCGAGGTTGGTCGACTCGTCGACGCGGATCATGCCGCCGTCGGCCGGCTGGGAGAGAACGGTGTTGCCGCGGACGTAGCGGTCGTACTGCTCGGTGATCCAGGACTTGTCGCAAAGGTTCTCCGAGGCGACCAGCTCGAGGATCGTCGAGCGGAGCTCGTCGGCCGAGGCCGCGCGCGGGAGCTTCTCGGCGACGTCGGCCTGCAGCGCGTCCTGCCACGACGGGCGGGCGTAGGGGCGCTCGTAGACCGGGCCGTCGTGGGCCACGGTGGTCGGGTCGACGTCGACGATGGTCTCGCCGTGCCAGTCGACGCGCAGCCGGCCCTCGCCGGTCACGGTGCCGATCACGGCCGCCTCGACGTCCCACTTGGTGCAGATGTCCATGAAGGTCGCCTCGTCCTCGGGCGCGATGACAGCCATCATCCGCTCCTGGGACTCGCTCATCAGGATCTCCTCCGGAGCGAGCGTCGAGTCGCGCAGCGGCACCCGCTCGAGGTGGACGTGCATGCCGCCGTCACCGGCAGCGGCGAGCTCGGAGGTGGCGCACGAGATGCCGGCCGCACCGAAGTCCTGGATGCCGCGCACGATGCCGGCGGAGAAGAGCTCGAGGGTGCACTCGATCAGCAGCTTCTCCATGAACGGGTCGCCGACCTGCACGCTCGGCCGCTTCGCGGGGCCGTCCTCGTCGAACTCGACGCTCGCGAGGATCGAGGCGCCGCCGATGCCGTCGCCGCCGGTGCGCGCGCCGTACATGATCACCAGGTTGCCGGCACCGCTCGCCTTGGCGAGGTGCAGGTCCTCGTGGCGCAGCACGCCGACGCAGAGGGCGTTGACCAGCGGGTTTCCGAGGTAGGAGGCGTCGAAGACGGCTTCACCACCGATGTTGGGCAGGCCCAGGCAGTTGCCGTAGTGGCCGATGCCGGACACGATCCCGGGCAGGACACGGTGGGTGTCCTCCTCGGCCAGCGGGCCGAACCGGAGCGGGTCCATGACGGCGACCGGACGGGCACCCATCGCGAGGATGTCGCGGACGATCCCACCGATGCCGGTCGCGGCGCCCTGGTGCGGCTCGACGTAGGAAGGGTGGTTGTGCGACTCGACCTTGAAGGTCACCGCGTAGCCCTGGCCGACGTCGAGCACGCCCGCGTTCTCGCCGATGCCGGCGAGCATCTTGCCGGCCGGGGTCTCCTGCGGGATCTCGCCGAACTGCTTCAGGTGGACCTTGGAGGACTTGTAGGAGCAGTGCTCGGACCACATCACCGAGTACATCGCCAGCTCCGCACCGGTCGGCCGGCGGCCGAGGATGCGCTTGATCTCGGCGTACTCGTCCTCCTTCAGACCGAGCTCGGCCCAGGGCTGCTCTCGGTCTGGGTCACCGGCAGCGTGGTGCACGGTGTCCAGGAGCGGAAGATCGGACGCAACGGCAGCGGACGAAGTCTCGGTCACGGGCAGAAATCTACGTCAGAAGTGCCTGATCCCCCGAGTCGTCACCCCGGATCCGATCATCTGGGCCGTCCGCGCCACTCCCGCAGGTCGCGGATCTCGCCGAACTCCTCGAGGGCTGCCCGGGCGACCTCGGCGTCCCCGGCGTACGCCGAGACGCTCCAGCCGTGGCCCTCGACCATCTCGGCGGTGATCCAGGTGGCTTCGCCGTGCGGGGTCGGCAGCCGGCGCGGACGCCAGGAGAGCGACATCGCCCCGTCGGTGCGCTGCTCGACCCTCGGGGTCGAGCCGGTGGCGTCGTGCTTCTTCCGACCGGTCTGCCACTCGCCCCAGTGGGCGTAGTGGAGGTGGACCTGCTCGCCGCGCCAGGACATCGAGCACTCGACGAAGAGATCACGCGCGCCGGCCTCACGGCGGGAGCACTCACCGCGCCGGACAGCGTCGTCGTGGCCGGGAAAGACCCACCTCAACCCTTCCACACCGCGTGGGTCCGGACAGCGGGTCAGCGAACCGGACCCGTTCCCGTCCCAGCAGACGTAGGGCGTGTTGGTCCGTTCGGTGGTCGAGCTGACCTGGTCGGCGACCGCGAACGGACCGACCACCTCGCCGCCGTGGGCGACATGGATGATCCCGGCGACCGCGAGCGCGAGCAGGACGGTGATCGCGAAGAGGACGGGCGTGACCCGGTCACGTCGCTTCTGCACAGGCCCCACCCCCTAGCAGTTCGTCCTTTACCAAGGTAACGCCGCAGCGCGGCTTTGGTTAGGGCCAATAAACCAGGGACCAAGGTCCCTCCACGTCCGCCAGCCGAGATCCCTGACCACCCAGCAGGCAGGCATCTAGTCTTCTATCTATAGTTATTCGCTAAAGAAAGGCTATATAGTGTCCTCTCCCACCAAGCTCAGCCGGCGCCACCTCCTGGCCACTGGGGCCGGTACGGTCGCCGCGACCGGTCTCGCCACCCCCGCCAACGCCGCCACCGAAGAACCGTTCAAGGCCCGCAAGGTCGATCGCCCGAGGCGCAGGCCCAACCTCCTGGTCATCCTGGGCGACGACCTCGGCTGGGCCGATCTGTCCGCCTACGGCGCCCCCGACATCGAGACGCCCAACCTGGACCGGCTGGCAGCCTCGGGCGTGCGGTTCACCGATGCGTACTCCGCCTCCGCGGTCTGCTCTCCCACCCGCTTCGGCCTCTACACCGGGCGCTACCCCGGCCGCCTGGCAGGACGTACGCGAGCAGGCTGACCTGGCCCGGAGGCGCCCCGAGGATCTGGCGAAGCTCCGTGCGGCCTGGGAGAAGATCGACGACACCCTGCTGGCGTACCCCTGATGTACGCCCGGCGATCTGATGTCAGGTCAACCAAACAGCGTCGTCTGCGCGAGTCCTCCGGTGTCGATGTGGCTGTTGTGACTAACGTGACGAAACTATGGGGGATTTCATCAGGATCAGGTACGTCAGACGGGCACTCGGCGCCAGCTTGATCGCCGGCGTCATCGGGGTCGCCGGGCTCGCCGTGCCCAGCCCGGCGGCCGCGGCCAACCCGGTCACACCGGGCAGCTTCACCGGCTTCGGCTTCGACCAGTGCGAGGCGCCGTCGCAGATGGCGATGGACCGCTGGTGGAAGCACTCCAACTTCGGCGCGGTCGGCATCTACATCGCCGGCAACTCGCGCGGCTGTCGCAAGCAGACGAACCTCAGCGCGACCTGGGTGCGCAAGCAGCAGGCGCGCGGCTGGCGGTTGCTGCCGATCACGCTCGGGCCGCAGGCGTCCTGCAACCCGCAGTTCCCGCGCTACCGCGACGACCCGCGGATCAGCGCCAGCTCGACCAAGCAGTACGCCGCGGCCAAGCGCCAGGGCATCAGCCAGGCCAACGCGACCGTGGACGCCGCCAAGCGCTACGGCATCGCCGCCGGAAGCACGATGTTCTACGACCTCGAGGGCTTCGACACCGGCAACAAGCGCTGCCGCGAGTCGGCGATGTGGTTCGTCTCGGCCTGGAGCCACCGGATCAAGAAGCTCGGCTACCGCCCCGCGATGTACTCGAGCGCGGCGTCCGGGGTCAAGGCGATGTACGCCGTCTGGAAGGCCCAGCCCCGCGGCTTCGTCTACCCCGCGGACCTGTGGATCGCCGACTGGGACGGCCGTGCCAACACCTCCACCAAGTACATCCCCAACAGCCCCTGGAATCCGCACCGCCGGGTCAAGCAGTACCGCGGCCCGCACAAGGAGACCCACGGCGGCGTCACCATCGAGATCGACTCCAACTATGTGGACCTCGGCCGCGGCTCCTCCGCCCGTCGGGTCACCCACTGCGGCGGCGTGCCGGTCAGCTTCACCAGCTACCCCGACCTGAAGCCGCGGACCAGCTCGTACACGCCCTCGCCGATCTACACGAAGGCGCTCGAGTGCATGCTCCGCGAGCGCGGGAGCTTCAGCGGCCCCATCGACGGGACGTACGACGCGGGGCTGGTCAGGTCGATCAACGCCTGGCAGCGCTCGCACGGCCTGGCGGTGCGCAAGACCTGGACCAGAGCCGCGTGGAAGACGCTGTGGGCGGCCAACAGCCGACCGCTGCTCAAGCGCGGCTCCGCCGGCGAAGCGGTCCGCGACCTCCAGCGCGCCCTCAACGCCACCTCGGCACCCGAGCGCGCGAAGGTCACCGGCGTGCTCGACCAGAACACCCATGTCGCCCTCGTCGCCTATCAGAAGCGGCTCGGACGGACTCCGACCGGCATGGCCACCGAGGTCACCTGGTACGACCTCGCCCACGGCCGCTGATCCCGAACCGGGTCGGCGGTCGGGCTCAGGCGAACGGTCGGGGTCAGGCGAACGGGTTGGGGAGCGCGCCGGGGAGACCGGCGAGGAGCTCGCGAGCTCGGGCCGCGACCTTGTGCTCGACCAGGACCTCGTACTTCGTCGGCACGATGACCTTGACGCTCGAGAAGTCGCGGGTGCCGCGGGTGGCGGCGTAGCCGATCAGCGACCAGACGAGGCCGAAGACGACGCCGAGGAGAATCGTCGACAGCAGGATGAACAGGAAGTTGTCGTCACCGAAGAGCGACATGATCAGGCCGACGAAGACACCGAGCCACGCTCCGGAGAGGACGCCGGCGAGGGCGACCTTGCTCCAGGTGAGGCGGCCGGTGATCCGCTCGATCTGCTTCAGCTCGGTGCCGACGATCATGCAGTTCTCGACCGGGAACTCGTGGTCGGAGAGGAAGTCGACCGTCTTCTGCGCGGCGGCGTAGTCGTCGTAGGTCGCGAGCGACTGGGGAAACTCCAGCTTCAGCGGGCTCTGCGGGTTGCGGACCGGCGAGTTGAAGGACATGCCCCCAGTGTGCCCGACCGCCGAAGAGTCAGGCCTTGAGCACGCCGTTGGCGATGACGTCGAGCATGGGACGTACGTCCTCGGGGGCGAGCGAGGAATGGTCGGCCATGGTCGCGACGCCGCCGAGGAGGCGGCATACGTCGAGGTTGTCGACACCCTCGCGCAGCACGCCGTTGTCGGCCATCTCCGCGAGGACACTCTCGTTGGCGTCGGCATAGGTCTGGCACTTGGTGCGCAGCGGGGAGTCCTGGCAGCCCAGGGACGCCGTGATCTTGGCGGCAGCGCCCTGGTGGCGGGTCAGCAGAGCGACGTACTCCTCGAACCAGGCGAGCAGCTTCTCCCGGCACCCGCCCTCGGTCGCCATCGCCTTCTCGACCTGGCCGGCGACCTCCTCGATCCAGGTCGCCATGATCGCCTCGTGGAGCGCCTCGCGAGTGGGGAAGTGACGGTAGAGGGTGCCTGGACCGACGCCGGCACGCCGGGCGACCTCGTCCAGGGGCGCGTCCAGACCGCGCTCCTTGAAGACCTCGTGGGCGACCTCGATCAGCCGCTCGCGGTTGCGCTGCGCGTCGGCTCTCATCCGGACCTCCTCAGTGGCTACCGCGGGCTGCGGGGGCCTCAAGTTAACAGCAGTCTGCGCCGCAGCATTCAAATGCATTGCTAACCGGAGACTCCCTCCGCTAATCTCGATCAAGCGGAGCATGCCTCCGTTTCACTGTACTCCTCCTCCGTCTCCAACAGGAGCTCTTGAATGACATCCACCGTGGCACCACCCAAGCCACCTGCGGCCACCAAGGCCGCCGGCGCCGGGATCGCCCTGGTCCTGGTCGCCCAGCTGATGATCGTGCTCGACTCGGCCGTCGTGAACGTCGCACTCCCCCGGATCGCCGACGATCTCGAGTTCACCCCGGCGGCACTCACCTGGGTGCTCAACGGCTACTCCCTGGCCTTCGGCGGCCTGCTGCTGCTCGGCGGTCGCCTCGGCGACGTCTTCGGCAGGCGGCGTACGTTCGTGGCCGGCCTCGCCGTCTTCACCCTCTTCTCCTTGGCCGGCGGCCTCGCGCCGACCGACGACCTGCTGGTCATCTCCCGCGCGTTGCAGGGCTTCGGGGCCGCGATCGCCGCGCCTCAGGTGCTCGCACTGCTGACCACCTCCGCGAAGGACGAGGCCGGTCGCGCCAAGGCGATCGCACTCTTCGCCGCGGTCTCCTCCAGCGGCGCCTCGATCGGGCTGATCCTCGGCGGCGTCCTGACCGACATCGCGTCGTGGCGCTGGACGCTGTTCATCAACGTACCGATCGGCCTCGTCGTGCTCGCCCTCGTCGGCCGCCTCGTCTCCGAGACCGCACCGCGACCGGGACGCTTCGACATCGTGGGCGCGGTGACCGCCACCGGCGGCGCCGCCGCGATCGTGTGGTCGCTGATCGGCGCCCCCGAGCACGGCTGGACCTCCGCGCGCACCGTCGGCGGCATCGTCGTCGGCCTGCTCCTGCTGGTCGTCCTCGTGCTCACCGAGCGTCGGGTCGCCCACCCGCTGCTGCAGCTCCACCTCTTCGACAGCCATCGCCGCGTCGCCGCCTTCATCGCAGCGATCGGGTTGGTCGGCGCCCAGTTCGCGACGTTCTACCTCACCGTGATCTACCTGCAGGGCGCGCTGGGTCTGGGGCCGCTCGCCTCCGGCCTGGCGTTCCTGCCGCTGACCCTGATGATCTTCGCGATGTCCCGGGTGGCGCCTCTGATCGCGGCCCGGATCGGGATGCCCGGGGTGCTGGTCCTCGGCGCCACGGGCCTGACCGGCTCGTTCGTGTGGCTGAGCACGCTCACCGAGACCAGCACGTACGCCGGCGCCGTCCTGGCCCCGTTCCTCCTCAACGGCGCCTTCGCCTCCCTCGTCTTCACCTCCACCACGGCCCTCGGCTTGGAGGGAGTCGACGCCGCCCACGCCGGCGCAGCCTCGGGCCTGGTGCAGACGATGCAGCAGCTCGGTGGCGCCATCGGTCTGGCCGTGATCGCCTCGGTCTACGTCGCCAACGGCACCCCCGGCGAGGCCGTCCCGGGCATGCGCGAGGCCTTCTACGCCGCAGCCGCCCTCGGCGCAATCGGGATCATCGCCGCACTGACCGTCGTGCTCCGGCGGCCGTCCAGAACGCCTTCGTACGTCACCGGGCCGGCGGCGGTCGAGGTCGACTGAGTCACACCGAGGTTCGGCCCCGGCTCGCGATCGCGAGCCGGGGCCGATTCGTACGCCGGGGTCAGCCGCCGTAGACGGCCAGCTCCTGCAGGTGCAAGGTGTTGGCGTTGCTGGTGTTGCCGGTGCCGGTCACCCGGACGTACCGGAAGCTCCCGCTCACTGCGTACCAGTCCCCCACGTCAGTCTGCGGGGAGTCTGCCGTCTTGGCTGCGATCGGCGTGTAGGTGATGCCGTCGGCACTGCCCTCCACGGTGTAGCGGTAGGACCGTCGATCCGCGTAGTAGGGCGTCACCCTGACCCCGGAGATGGCGTGTGACGCACCGAGATCGACCCGCAGCCACGCCGGCTTGCCGGCGCACTGTGCCGGGTTGCACAGCCAGTTGGTGTGCAGCTTGGCGTCGACGGCCCGGGCCGGCGTCGCCGCACCCTCGCTGCTGGACGCTGTGGCCGGCTTGCCCTCGCTGAGCGGAGTGGGAAGCTCGCCGCTGCAGGCCAGGGTCGGCGCCCCGAACGAGGCCGCATCGAAGGAACGGTTGCCGTCGGACCGATCGATCACGATCCGAAGCTGGCGCACTCCGCTGATGTCCACGTCTAGGCGGACCGCCTCGGTGCCGGTGGCGGCCAACCCGCTGCGCAGCACCGGGGTGGCGTGGATCCGCCGGCCGTCGCCCCACACCTCCACCACCACGTCGCCGTCGGCAGCATGATTCATCGCATCATCGATGCCGACAACGGTGGTGAACCGCTGACACGACTGGCCCAGCTCGAACCGGGCTTCGCCGGCGGCATTGGTGCCGAGGCCCTTCGAGTAGGCGACGCCGTCCAGCAGGATCGGCGCGCCGGCGCCGGAGGGGGTCGCCGGAGTCACCGTGTCGCGGGCGATCGGATGCTCCCCGTCGTGGTTGCGCGAGGAGGAGAACGGCACGTCGCTCAGCTGGGTCCGGCCAGGCCCGTCGACCGGCAGCACCGCTCTGGCCGTCTTCTGCTTCGTCCCGGCCTGCTGGCCGTAGGTCACCTCGACATCGACCTCGGCCTCGGTTGCCGCCGACGGCAGATCGGCACCGGAAGCGACCGTCCAGCTCATCGTCGCAGTGGCTCCCGGCGCGAGCCGCGAAGGCAGCTCGCCGGCCGCTGTGGCCACGATGCCGTCCGGAGCGGCGACCCGGGCCGCCAGGTTCTCCAGCGCGGCGAACGGGTTGTTGTTGGTCACCGTCAACGCGACCGTGCCCGGGTCCTCGCCGATGGTTCCGGCCGGACGGACCGACACAGCCGCACCGAGGTCGGCCGCAGACAGCTGTTGCAGAGCACGGGTGGCTTCGGCGTAGGTCTCACCCTCGGGCCTCGTCGGGTAGCGATCCGTTGCCCGCGCCCACTCGTCGGCGACCGATTGCCAGCTGATCGCCGCCGGCGCTTCACCTGTCCGCAGGGACTCGCGCAGCGCGGCGAAATAGCGTTCCCAGCGAGGTGCGTAGTAGCCGTTGAGCAGGCCGGACCAGTCGCGATAGGCATAGTCGGTCAGCGACAGGTTCAGCGTCCAGGAGGCGAGGATGCGGCGGGCGTCGTGCTCGAGGGCGGCGGCCTCCTCGGGGGACGAGGCGAAGGCGCGAGCACTCGCCAGCCAGGGGCCCACCATCTGATCGGCCCGGGTGGCGCTGATCCGGTCGGCGGTGTCGATGGCATCGATCCACGCGGTGGTGAGTCGGTCGAACTCCGCGGCGTCATGCTCGGCGTACGCCTGCCGGATCTGGGCCAGCAACGGGTGGGAGTATTCGACGACCACCTGCCGAGCGATCTCGGCGAGGTCGTGTCGGTAGGTGTCGCTGGCGCGCAGCGACGACTTCACCTGCAACAGCGACGGCAGCGCCGCCGCGAAGGCCGCCGGGTCGTAGCGGTTCCCGGGAGCGGTGTAGCTGCTGGGCCGGGTGGCCGTCAGCGACGGTACGGCGGCGAACAGACCGCTGGTTCCGGCTGAGCGGTTGTTGTTCGGAGCGATCGAGTAGGCGGTGTCCTGCAAGGTCTTCCAGGCTGCGCGTGCTGCCGGGTCAGTCGCGCCGTAGCGCGCGTCGGCGTATTCGGCGAACCAGGCGTCCAGGTCGACCGGCCCGGTCTGCCAGGGCAGCTCGGCGAGGAACTCCATCGCGACCGCGTTGTTGTAGCTGGCCTCCGGAAGGATGGCGATACCGTTCAGCGCGCTGTTCGGGCGAGCCCGGAACTCGAAGAACCGTTCGTTCCATGCCTTGATCGGTGCACCGACGGTTGAGTTCCCGCCGAAGTTCCAGATCGAGCCGAAGGCGTACGGCGTGCCCTTCCACTGGGTGTCTCGCTGCGGGTCGAGGTTCCGGTCGGAGAGCCCGTCCACGATCAGCATCCGGCTGCGGTCCACCGCCTCGAGGGTCTCCTGGCGCGGGTTGCTCTGCCAGCCGAGGGCAACCCAGATGGCACCGGGGTGCGCAGCGTCCAGGGCGTCCTGGACGGCGACCGACGCCTTCCCGACCGGGACGGAACCCGCCGACCCGCCCTCGTGCAGCAGGTCCATCTTGTACATAGTCGACGCTCCGACGACCTCGTCCTGGATCTGGTAGAAGCGATCGGCCACCTGACCGAAGAGCTCCTGGGTAGGGGCCAGCCAGTCCGGCCGACGCAGCCCGGACCAGGTGCCCTGCGGGACGGTGATGGCGCCCGGATTTCGGTCGGCGAAGTCGGTCGGCACCGTGCCGAAGTAGCCCGGGAGTACCGG
Coding sequences within:
- a CDS encoding DHA2 family efflux MFS transporter permease subunit, whose translation is MTPRPRTAPSPTTIVLTVIAGTVMIPIDITIVAVAIARLSQETGASLPVIQWVATGYTLALATVIPAAAWAISRFGARRVFLTAIVVFTIGSGLVATSWNVESLIAFRVLQGLGGGFVMPAAMTLTLRSAPPAERGRLMALMGLPVLIGPVFGPVLGGWLLDTMSWRWMFLINLPLGLLGIILGLRNLPRLDSGPSARLDVRGLLLLPPAMALLVLGTSFAEGTLLSAEVLVPIGAGIILVALFVRHALRTTAPLLDIRLLKRRLTGGSAVLLFCFAGGYFGSMILVPLYWQVVRGESATTAGLLMAPAGIAAGIMIQVAGRLIDRFPPLPVIGSGIVVSTLGFAALALQLSADAPMLALATTHAIATAGAGFVMLPTMTIATRYLEDSAIPAGSTMINVLNQVATALCTAGVSVLLAAALSARLPGLGSDGIGALSSVSPGELEAVAPLAAEALQVAFWLPVTMMAVSAVIAFVVFRRSPSAGSMPVDSRQPVAAAVAD
- a CDS encoding CAP domain-containing protein: MHRLVSCVLALLLATAALLLSAGPASAGEGGTIKRLANAARADAGREPLARDSALDALARKWARKIAADGSLSHNPDLAEQVPEGWQGVGENVAQGYRTGAAMHRGWMSSDGHRANILGDYTHIGIAFVVVDGTSWGVQVFAKYPPGVRPTAQPKPSPRAPASTKAPTKSPTPRQTPRTERSATAAPAPSRTPSASASASASQSSSASPSGSPSASPSESADALAYGDSETAGPVTFTDVSKGPAPAASGLFGIGYVEMAVGVLALSGLGLLAALFLARRRRRRRREQDALPARPVRRAGPYPGGPAQRGQAYPAARPVPGRPDPRRPNPGRPLQGRPVQRRPGRPDFGQPYPGNRY
- the purL gene encoding phosphoribosylformylglycinamidine synthase subunit PurL; the encoded protein is MTETSSAAVASDLPLLDTVHHAAGDPDREQPWAELGLKEDEYAEIKRILGRRPTGAELAMYSVMWSEHCSYKSSKVHLKQFGEIPQETPAGKMLAGIGENAGVLDVGQGYAVTFKVESHNHPSYVEPHQGAATGIGGIVRDILAMGARPVAVMDPLRFGPLAEEDTHRVLPGIVSGIGHYGNCLGLPNIGGEAVFDASYLGNPLVNALCVGVLRHEDLHLAKASGAGNLVIMYGARTGGDGIGGASILASVEFDEDGPAKRPSVQVGDPFMEKLLIECTLELFSAGIVRGIQDFGAAGISCATSELAAAGDGGMHVHLERVPLRDSTLAPEEILMSESQERMMAVIAPEDEATFMDICTKWDVEAAVIGTVTGEGRLRVDWHGETIVDVDPTTVAHDGPVYERPYARPSWQDALQADVAEKLPRAASADELRSTILELVASENLCDKSWITEQYDRYVRGNTVLSQPADGGMIRVDESTNLGVALATDANGRFAKLDPYAGAQLALSESYRNVASVGAKPLAISDCLNFGSPEDPDVMWQFAEATRGLKDACLELGIPVTGGNVSLYNQTGETAIHPTPVVATLGVIEDVTTRTPSDFQAADEVVVLLGETHEELSGSEWAHVVHRHLGGLPPKVNLAAEKALAELLLEARFVTSAHDLSDGGLMQALAEPAMSSGIGVSVTLAGDPFVALFSESVARAVVTVKTADVERLTSLAERHGVAATQLGVTGGAAYSISYDGGTVEIPLEELTGVWRSTLRDALA
- a CDS encoding sulfatase family protein, producing the protein MSSPTKLSRRHLLATGAGTVAATGLATPANAATEEPFKARKVDRPRRRPNLLVILGDDLGWADLSAYGAPDIETPNLDRLAASGVRFTDAYSASAVCSPTRFGLYTGRYPGRLAGRTRAG
- a CDS encoding glycoside hydrolase domain-containing protein — its product is MGDFIRIRYVRRALGASLIAGVIGVAGLAVPSPAAAANPVTPGSFTGFGFDQCEAPSQMAMDRWWKHSNFGAVGIYIAGNSRGCRKQTNLSATWVRKQQARGWRLLPITLGPQASCNPQFPRYRDDPRISASSTKQYAAAKRQGISQANATVDAAKRYGIAAGSTMFYDLEGFDTGNKRCRESAMWFVSAWSHRIKKLGYRPAMYSSAASGVKAMYAVWKAQPRGFVYPADLWIADWDGRANTSTKYIPNSPWNPHRRVKQYRGPHKETHGGVTIEIDSNYVDLGRGSSARRVTHCGGVPVSFTSYPDLKPRTSSYTPSPIYTKALECMLRERGSFSGPIDGTYDAGLVRSINAWQRSHGLAVRKTWTRAAWKTLWAANSRPLLKRGSAGEAVRDLQRALNATSAPERAKVTGVLDQNTHVALVAYQKRLGRTPTGMATEVTWYDLAHGR
- a CDS encoding general stress protein, with the protein product MSFNSPVRNPQSPLKLEFPQSLATYDDYAAAQKTVDFLSDHEFPVENCMIVGTELKQIERITGRLTWSKVALAGVLSGAWLGVFVGLIMSLFGDDNFLFILLSTILLGVVFGLVWSLIGYAATRGTRDFSSVKVIVPTKYEVLVEHKVAARARELLAGLPGALPNPFA